The proteins below come from a single Candida albicans SC5314 chromosome 7, complete sequence genomic window:
- a CDS encoding uncharacterized protein (Putative Gag protein of retrotransposon Tca2; separated by a stop codon from Pol protein orf19.2372; likely translated as single polyprotein that includes Gag, reverse transcriptase, protease, and integrase; rat catheter biofilm repressed) — protein sequence DDNEGKVMESVDQANAISKVDEHIKARFNMLFIKFNDLPKLAVGNQKSVDKWNEEFKYFHVAYPDVLEFLLDYNPKDKFKVKKVEGIYFTGWCLQMCLQSIFDRFRLIMISKLPKHLQKEANLIKAAYDAVTKSKDYTITSKILSKFVNVEHELVVCYNLPYLSQVEEKLEEILYNTSNVVDEYVRSLPNLIGQVLYFNHVKKSEALSLFLNIHTSYYSKWIQADNDTSVLPSCSTIAEEMCDHPDYARLVDIPSNKYELNLIVSLPAPEKPKGKPEENSSEQSQKKNSKSRKRNKKHPKSDKDKGEKEKEKTSSE from the coding sequence ATGATGATAACGAAGGAAAAGTCATGGAAAGTGTTGATCAAGCTAATGCTATTAGTAAGGTGGATGAACATATCAAGGCTAGATTCAATATGCTTTTCATAAAATTTAATGACTTACCTAAGTTGGCCGTCGGTAATCAGAAAAGCGTGGATAAATGGaatgaagaatttaaatatttccACGTTGCTTACCCCGATGTTTTGGAATTTTTGCTTGACTATAATCCTAAAGATAAATTCAAGGTTAAAAAGGTAGAAGGTATTTATTTTACTGGTTGGTGTTTACAAATGTGTTTACAGTCCATTTTTGATAGGTTCAGATTGATCATGATTTCTAAGCTACCAAAGCACTTGCAAAAGGAAGCAAACTTAATCAAAGCTGCTTATGATGCTGTTACTAAATCTAAAGATTATACCATTACTAGTAAGATCTTGCTGAAGTTTGTAAACGTTGAACATGAGTTAGTGGTTTGCTATAATCTTCCATATTTGCTGCAGGTGGAAGAGAAACTTGAGGAAATACTCTACAACACTTCAAACGTTGTCGATGAGTATGTCCGTAGTCTTCCAAATCTCATAGGTCAAGTCTTGTACTTCAACCATGTGAAGAAATCTGAGGCTTTaagtttgtttttgaatattcATACCTCATACTACTCAAAGTGGATTCAAGCTGACAATGATACATCAGTACTTCCAAGTTGCTCTACCATAGCTGAAGAAATGTGTGATCATCCTGATTATGCTAGATTGGTTGACATTCCAAGCAACAAATATGAACTTAATCTTATTGTTAGTTTACCAGCACCAGAGAAACCAAAAGGAAAACCAGAGGAGAACTCACTGGAACAATCTCAAAAGAAGAACCTGAAATcaagaaagagaaataaGAAACACCCAAAATCAGATAAAGATAAAggtgaaaaagaaaaagaaaaaacttCACTGGAATGA
- a CDS encoding uncharacterized protein (Protein of unknown function; mutants are viable; ortholog of S. cervisiae Art10, a protein of unknown function): protein MSDVKIEIDRSHTDGAFTNYDIIKGNVTLVVTKAITLNWIQVKLEGESTTQLSIPKFNNNKKKKEKDKIIQDIHKVLYDTTIVFPPDNVRQVSQAKEFTLAPGNYSYPFEFKIPLTNSCVKRGGITNMIHINKKTFDIMINNGNFNSDFVKHKAQKYYKDYVAGGQQQQQQRPEMPASPNELPYHVTTQLPPSLSGMGNFANIKYYVKVTCKRSSFFKTNLRAFDPFTFLPLDLDSQYRPIEEQLEQYKEAFVRKEIIFMNKIPSIVGVEVPQKTQLVSQASQASQIQPKKQGFLQRWFSSDLSYNTPNNNTSGHMSRKNQSMKYPKITPVNVPFSFEIRFRHPAFLTPGKSPTFKLYLVSTVNPLQYSLDKYGEPEESNGLGVVYLQNITVSLISTTSISIVENDSGMNEFHMGNNVQTIPICDNSYSNLKFDLMKCRKNKNSSITTTRNSNDACINNKPVTKQLYELEIPQKYFANCILPENLPPSFKTCNISRSYDLIITAKFSPEKITITTTSSSSPTNSASSNMKEVELRCSNIKVLSGLHFAGAPITQRQASVISSLTPPPAPALAPAAGSRSGSAPVAETQDSLGQSSKSESFTNEGDENLPTYDEVVIEHNYQDISEHQRARRRYQEFGI, encoded by the coding sequence ATGTCCGAtgttaaaattgaaattgatcgTTCACATACTGATGGAGCTTTCACCAATtatgatattattaaagGAAATGTCACATTAGTGGTTACTAAAGCCATTACCTTAAATTGGATTCAAGTGAAATTAGAAGGTGAATCAACGACGCAATTACTGATACCTAAatttaataacaataagaagaagaaagaaaaggatAAAATCATTCAAGATATTCATAAAGTATTATATGATACAACAATAGTTTTCCCACCAGATAATGTTCGTCAAGTTAGTCAAGCTAAAGAATTTACTTTAGCCCCAGGGAATTATTCATATccttttgaatttaaaatccCTTTAACTAATTCTTGTGTTAAACGTGGAGGGATCACAAACATGATTCATATTAATAAGAAAACTTTTGATATTATGAttaataatggtaatttCAATAGTGATTTTGTTAAACATAAAGCTCAAAAGTATTATAAAGATTATGTGGCGGGTgggcaacaacaacaacagcaacgACCAGAAATGCCTGCCCTGCCAAATGAATTACCTTATCATGTAACTACACAATTACCACCATCATTATCAGGGATGGGGAATTTTGctaatattaaatattatGTCAAAGTGACATGTAAACGATCATCATTTTTTAAAACCAATCTACGAGCTTTTGATCCATTTACATTTTTACCATTAGATCTTGATTCTCAATATCGACCCATAGAAGAACAATTGGAACAATATAAAGAAGCATTTgtaagaaaagaaattatatttatgaATAAAATTCCATCCATTGTTGGTGTAGAAGTACCACAGAAAACACAACTAGTATCACAGGCATCACAGGCATCACAAATACAACCTAAAAAGCAAGGATTCTTACAAAGATGGTTTAGTTCTGATTTAAGTTATAATACACCCAACAATAATACTTCTGGACATATGTCAAGGAAAAATCAACTGATGAAATATCCTAAGATTACACCAGTTAATGTtccattttcatttgaaattagatTTCGACATCCTGCATTTTTAACTCCTGGGAAACTGCCAacttttaaattatatCTTGTATCAACCGTGAATCCATTACAATATTCATTAGATAAATATGGTGAACCAGAAGAATCTAATGGATTAGGAGTTGtttatttacaaaatattaCTGTTTCATTAATATCTACAACATCTATATCAATTGTGGAAAATGATTCTGGTATGAATGAATTTCATATGGGGAATAATGTACAAACAATACCAATTTGTGATAATTCTTAttctaatttgaaatttgatttaatgaaatgtcgtaaaaataaaaattccctgataacaacaacaagaaattcCAATGATGCTtgtattaataataaaccaGTGACAAAACAACTTTATGAATTAGAAATCCcacaaaaatattttgctAATTGTATATTACCAGAGAATTTACCACCAAGTTTTAAAACATGTAATATTTCCCGTTCTtatgatttaataataactGCTAAATTTAGTCCTGAAAAGATAACTATCACCACtacttcatcatcatcaccaacaaattCCGCCAGTAGTAATATGAAAGAAGTTGAATTAAGATGTTCAAATATTAAAGTATTAAGTGGATTACATTTTGCTGGTGCTCCAATAACTCAACGACAAGCTAGTGTGATACTGTCATTAACTccaccaccagcaccagCACTAGCACCAGCAGCAGGATCAAGGTCAGGGTCAGCACCCGTGGCAGAAACACAAGATTCCTTAGGACAATCATCTAAAAGTGAATCGTTCACAAATGAAGGAGATGAAAATTTACCAACTTATGATGAAGTAGTTATAGAACATAATTATCAAGATATAAGTGAACATCAAAGAGCCAGAAGAAGATATCAAGAATTTGGTATATAA
- the TOM70 gene encoding protein channel (Ortholog(s) have mitochondrion targeting sequence binding, protein channel activity and role in protein import into mitochondrial inner membrane, protein import into mitochondrial matrix): protein MSSDNFFIKNRTAIIVTALTAFSAAGAYYYYTQQQSTGGSNSSSKSNKSSSEEGNTSTSSSSSKKKKKSKKSKGSATPEPTNSTSSSTTTTTTTTTTSSSDSKSTSSKKIKYPINSEGLPELTSDIISKLSETEKEEWAMQLKEDGNQEFKNKNFKKAIEFYSAALELKQDPIYYSNRSACYAALDDHENVIKDTTEAINLKPDYTKCILRRATSFEVLEKYEDAMFDLTALTIYGGFSNKSIEQVLERVLRKHSIKIVESKPKKLILPSAATIGSFFGAFVEETEPEGINESHENEGVKALYTALQKINANTQNGYEEADELISKAVTELESAIESATELKPVLAIALEYLAAFQFLKNDPVSAAESIEKAISLKPRPRAYVFRALINADKSSYEAALKDFKTAEELDDKCPDIFYHLGQLFYLTGDLTNAEINFNKAKELHPDNVYAYIQLACITYKNGQIELANEKFTEAKLKFPTSPEVPNYYGEILADKGDIQGACKQFEIASRLQEKLDRFSVGALPLINEATVISRESLEKIGEAEELLTKACALDPKSELARISLAQIKLQKDEVDDAIVLFEESSDLARSIEEKIQATSFAEATKMQKRIKNDPILNNKIAELMRQSGAM, encoded by the coding sequence ATGTCATcagataatttttttataaagaATAGAACTGCTATTATTGTGACTGCATTGACTGCATTCTCTGCAGCTGGTgcttattattattacactcaacaacaatcaactGGTGGTTctaattcatcttcaaaatcaaataaatcttcTAGTGAGGAAGGTAATACTTCCacttcttcctcttcttctaagaagaagaagaaatcaaagaagTCAAAGGGAAGTGCTACTCCAGAACCAACCAAttctacttcttcttctactactactactactaccaccactactacttcTTCCTCTGACAGCAAATCAACTTCATCtaagaaaatcaaatatccAATTAATTCTGAAGGATTACCTGAATTAACTTCCGATATTATTTCTAAATTATCAGAAactgaaaaagaagaatggGCTATGCAATTAAAAGAAGATGGGAATcaagaatttaaaaataaaaatttcaaaaaagcTATTGAATTTTATAGTGCTGCTTTAGAATTAAAACAAGATCCAATATATTATTCTAATAGATCAGCTTGTTATGCTGCTTTAGATGATCATGAAAATGTTATTAAAGATACTACTGAAGCGATAAATTTAAAACCAGATTATACTAAATGTATTTTAAGAAGAGCTACTTCATTTGAAGTTTTAGAAAAATATGAAGATGCCATGTTTGATTTAACTGCTTTAACTATTTATGGTGGGttttctaataaatcaattgaacaagTTTTAGAAAGAGTTTTAAGAAAACATTCGattaaaattgttgaactGAAAcctaaaaaattgattttaccATCAGCTGCTACTATTGGATCATTTTTTGGTGcttttgttgaagaaacaGAACCTGAAGGAATTAATGAATCTCATGAAAATGAAGGAGTTAAAGCATTATATACTGctttacaaaaaattaatgcCAACACTCAAAATGGTTATGAAGAAGctgatgaattgatttctaAAGCTGTTACTGAATTGGAATCTGCAATTGAATCTGCTACAGAATTAAAACCAGTTTTGGCAATTGCTTTAGAATATTTAGCTGCattccaatttttgaaaaatgatcCAGTTAGTGCTGctgaatcaattgaaaaagccATTTCATTAAAACCAAGACCAAGAGCTTATGTATTCCGTGCTTTAATTAATGCTGATAAATCATCTTATGAAGCAGCATTAAAAGATTTTAAAACTGCTGAAGAATTGGATGATAAATGTCCTGATATTTTCTATCATTTAGgtcaattattttatttaactGGTGATTTAACTAATGctgaaattaattttaataaagCTAAAGAATTACATCCAGATAATGTTTATGCTTATATTCAATTAGCTTGTATCACTTATAAAAATGgacaaattgaattagctaatgaaaaattcacTGAAGCTAAATTAAAATTCCCAACTTCACCAGAAGTTCCTAATTATTATGGTGAAATTTTAGCTGATAAAGGTGATATTCAAGGTGCTTgtaaacaatttgaaattgctTCTAGATTACAAGAAAAACTCGATAGATTTTCTGTTGGAGCATTaccattaattaatgaagcAACGGTTATATCTAGAGAATCTttagaaaaaattggtgaagctgaagaattattaaCTAAAGCTTGTGCTTTAGATCCAAAAAGTGAATTAGCAAGAATTTCTTTAGCACAAattaaattacaaaaagatgaagttgatgatgctattgtattatttgaagaaagtAGTGATTTAGCAagatcaattgaagaaaaaattcaagCTACTTCATTTGCTGAAGCTACTAAAAtgcaaaaaagaattaaaaatgatccaattttaaataataaaattgctGAATTAATGAGACAAAGTGGTGCCAtgtaa
- the TEP1 gene encoding putative phosphatidylinositol-3,4,5-trisphosphate 3-phosphatase (Putative protein phosphatase of the PTP family (tyrosine-specific), similar to S. cerevisiae Tep1p) has product MLFIKSLIRSIIASPKNQYYDSSTNLKLDLSYITPQLIVTSAPVTNYIESWYRYPLNDLLQFLNSNYGSNWHIFNFRGESPGYDDSLVYRKVSHYPFPDHYPPTMNIIINCIDEIDNLLQVFGDKTNVVAVLHCKAGKGRSGTLCCAYLIYQKYHKYHQSHSNKSFTLEDILLIYTTKRMNYLIGGEGISIISQKRYLQYWYDYIHNKQLRESYINWLNIMKFINLKIIRIGGLKLSNIDYLNISISTYITKIETDTSGNSNNRSNTIVKELIQLTNENCDIDNHDDGHDDYWITYNIHDLKIFQLEDIMIGIQSWSYIWFNIFFESFKSNGHGHGHHNNNKVLFNWDDDIDGFKGFKQKGIKLFNEIELQWDVIITTKSTDIYAN; this is encoded by the coding sequence AtgttatttattaaatcattaattcGTTCAATTATTGCATCACcgaaaaatcaatattatgattcatcaacaaatttaaaactTGATTTATCTTATATTACTCCACAATTAATAGTAACATCAGCACCTGTAacaaattatattgaatCATGGTATCGTTATCctttaaatgatttattacaatttttaaattctaATTATGGATCAAATTGgcatattttcaattttcgAGGTGAATCTCCTGGATATGATGATTCATTAGTATATCGAAAAGTTAGTCATTATCCATTTCCCGATCATTATCCACCCACTAtgaatattataattaattgtattgatgaaattgataatttattacaaGTTTTCGGCGATAAGACtaatgttgttgctgtGTTACATTGTAAAGCAGGCAAAGGTAGATCAGGAACTTTATGTTGTGCATATTTGATCTATCAAAAATATCATAAATATCATCAGTCTCATAGCAACAAATCATTCACTCTAGAGgatattttattgatttatacaACTAAGAGaatgaattatttaattggaGGAGAAGgtatatcaataatatctCAAAAAAGATATCTTCAATATTGGTATGATTATATtcataataaacaattacGTGAATCATATATAAATTGGTTAAATATTatgaaatttataaatttaaaaatcaTTCGAATAGGTGGATTGAAATTATctaatattgattatttaaatatatcAATTCTGACATATATTACAAAAATAGAAACTGACACTAGTggtaatagtaataatagaTCAAATACAATTGTTAAAGAATTAATACAATTAACAAATGAGAATTGTGATATTGATAACCATGATGATGGCCACGATGATTATTGGATAACTTATAATATTCATGATTTGAAGATTTTCCAATTGGAAGATATAATGATTGGAATTCAATCATGGAGTTATATTTGgtttaatattttctttgaatcatttaaatcaaatggtCATGGTCATGGTCAtcacaataataataaggttttattcaattgggATGATGATATAGATGGATTTAAAGGATTTAAACAAAAGGgaataaaattatttaatgaaatagAATTACAATGGGATGttatcatcaccaccaaaaGTACAGATATATATGCTAATTAG
- a CDS encoding uncharacterized protein (Protein of unknown function that may function in RNA processing; filament induced), which produces MSFQNFDQIINLKVKIITLLDQIIIGQIYTYSSSNEIIIIRTKTNINDNKQNSSSTSTYRIINTAFIKSIQVLPPFSRKNGNNKSDSSSSSSSSSASTLLEFINIDDLDKRLNHEINNYKPQPIQPIQQQQQASHTQPSNISTLLFNRLVKLYGDKNVKFGNGNNSTTSTKQSEIIIFNEIKIIKPFTNIKSNIQIIKENGKKHLDSIQRALNQFWLEIDNEKRGG; this is translated from the coding sequence ATGtcatttcaaaattttgatcaaatcattaatttaaAAGTTAAAATCATAACATTATTagatcaaataataattggtCAAATTTATACTTATTCATCATctaatgaaattataattattagaaCTAAAACcaatattaatgataataaacaaaactCCAGTTCTACTTCAACTTATAGAATTATAAATACGGCATTTATTAAAAGTATTCAAGTATTACCACCTTTTTCAAGGAAGaatggtaataataaatcggattcatcttcttcttcttcttcatcatctgCATCTACATTATTggaatttataaatattgatgatttagatAAAAGACTAAATcatgaaatcaataattataaacCACAACCAATACAACcaatacaacaacaacaacaagcatCACATACCCAACCATCCAATATTTCAACTCTTTTATTCAATAGACTTGTCAAATTATATGGAGATAAAAATGTTAAATTTGGTAATGGCAATAATTCAACTACATCTACTAAACAATCAGAAATCATtatatttaatgaaatcaaaatcattaaacCATTCActaatattaaatcaaatatacaaatcattaaagaaaatggtAAAAAACATTTAGATTCTATACAAAGAgcattgaatcaattttggttagaaattgataatgaaaaacgTGGAGgttaa
- a CDS encoding uncharacterized protein (Ortholog(s) have role in ascospore formation, intra-S DNA damage checkpoint, positive regulation of macroautophagy, re-entry into mitotic cell cycle after pheromone arrest and regulation of meiosis I, more), with amino-acid sequence MQSEELISIDKLEDQIIDHPDASTKKDLNESLDETFQKKLNARAQQIKSTNNNSYNNTSTRQQSKGQHRNSNQDSSSSSSSTSSGGINYQFLITKSHLNYTYTDYNSLEQEICEWFSINDFKSLGGLNNLILNYTNDLNNNNNKASITELIQNLHANHKIDDLSTNTLQTILYYSFGEYGDKKSKSDQLDSIKRNNLQLINDKLYQPLINIIQNFFNDRISHDKATTNHPESSTLSIRQQEPIYFIILTLMYFMINVSLSIDHDNNTIIRSEFKKYLKETDFLTSLLTFIEHWKWHPNNCYRIRYLILMVNKLIFLELGDSNHMKQCDEFLVKLHHVKNKPTKESSESNLTCSPLDYFVFRQDLIDKYPLYDETELKPYDFRNLKKSLDNDDDTTSDTSSIHSHSSTIEGKYKYFMALHNSSNSLSNLIETPKTNKSHTIFGQLPTQTVHLATPVPSPTLAASDYMSGGEKIRKSYQVNQAMPMIYPITNNYNGDGVIPLAMREADEILRKSIYESYSIKRLWNERDYFMKQERGYADGYDKTTKNDDDDDDDDNDEFDYNFNELRQKYPEKTSVIDTLERIETLYSQNLCRLNTIVEVFIETIKVNRLDYNLNFAELELNSKTKSGHRDETIQKKIEMVLISQLEVNNAKELTLKATSSLILNLLKWFKISHILKSYYFSSLLFDQQFFAISLEYLSRCFNNANLQSMITTTNSRQKKDELTEYEILINQNKLMNPKISLPNGNFFDNCLCLSLTHQEVKYNDFNFINKIFISSLPDKFDSNNIKHVYISNFNDNFAHILSDILNITNKILIKNQSQRIFTFNDLKPSELYKMILINYDCQSFNKPILKTLKKLIPYQGRKWKSSNMDLISQIYLNLKLSMKDNWLSGKDLESDFNNSYDQEIALRGLLQFYNMRNYPLQMNKIGYRINHDIMNIPQLDLNDMNIYDDEYDEDYYEEDYYEEDNDDDNNTNTNTNTNTNDTNDNSIQDGEFI; translated from the coding sequence ATGCAACTGGAAGAATTAATTCtgattgataaattagaagatcaaatcattgatcATCCTGATGCTTCTACtaaaaaagatttaaatgaatCACTCGATGAaacatttcaaaaaaaattaaacgCCAGAGCTcaacaaattaaatcaaccaacaacaatagctACAATAATACCTCCACTAGACAACAATCTAAAGGTCAACATAGgaattcaaatcaagattcttcttcttcttcttcttctaccTCGTCAGGTGGtatcaattatcaatttcttattACTAAATCACATTTAAATTACACATATACTGATTATAATTCAttagaacaagaaatttgTGAATggttttcaataaatgattttaaatcaCTTGGTGGGTTAAATAATCTTATTCTAAATTATACTAATGACcttaacaacaacaacaacaaagcAAGTATAACTGAATTGATACAAAATTTACACGCCAACCACAAAATTGATGATCTATCTACTAATACATTACAAacaatattatattatagtTTTGGTGAATATGGTGAtaaaaaatctaaatcaGATCAACTTGATAGTATTAAACGAAATAATTTACAACTCATAAATGATAAACTATATCAaccattaattaatataattcaaaatttctttaatgATAGAATATCTCATGATAAAGCTACAACCAATCACCCAGAATCATCCACATTATCAATAAGACAACAAGaaccaatttattttattatacTTACATTAATGTATTTTATGATTAATGTTagtttatcaattgatcatGATAACAATACTATTATTAGAAGTGAGTTtaagaaatatttgaaagaaacAGATTTTTTAACTTCATTATTAACATTTATTGAACATTGGAAATGGCATCCTAATAATTGTTATCGTATAAGatatttaatattaatggTTAATAAACTCATTTTTTTAGAATTGGGTGATTCAAATCATATGAAACAATGTGATGAATTTTTAGTCAAATTACATCACgttaaaaataaaccaacaaaagAATCACtggaatcaaatttaacTTGTTCACCATTagattattttgttttccgacaagatttaattgataaatatcCACTTTATGATGAAACTGAATTAAAACCTTATGATTTCCgtaatttaaaaaagtcgttggataatgatgatgatactACAAGTGACACATCAAGTATTCATAGTCATTCTAGTACTATTGAAGGAAAgtataaatattttatgGCATTACACAATTCATCCAATTCTCTttctaatttaattgaaactCCCAAGACTAATAAATCACATACTATTTTCGGTCAATTACCTACTCAAACAGTACATTTAGCTACTCCAGTACCTTCACCAACTTTGGCAGCATCAGATTATATGTCTGGTGGAGAAAAAATTCGTAAATCATATCAAGTTAATCAAGCCATGCCCATGATTTATCCTATTACTAACAATTATAACGGTGATGGCGTTATACCATTAGCAATGAGAGAAGCCGATGAAATATTGAGAAAATCTATTTATGAAAGTTATTCTATTAAAAGATTATGGAATGAACGAGATTATTTTATGAAACAAGAACGGGGATATGCCGATGGGTATGATAAAACTAccaaaaatgatgatgatgatgatgatgatgataatgatgaatttgattataattttaatgaattgagACAAAAATATCCTGAAAAAACTCTGGTGATTGATACTTTagaaagaattgaaacttTATATTCACAAAATTTATGTCGATTGAATACTATAGTTGAAGTTTTTATTGAAACCATTAAAGTGAATCGATTagattataatttaaattttgcagaattggaattaaattcaaaaaccAAGTCTGGTCATCGTGATgaaacaattcaaaaaaaaattgaaatggTATTAATACTGCAATTGGAAGTTAATAATGCCAAAGAATTAACGTTAAAAGCCACTTCaagtttaattttaaatttattaaaatggTTTAAAATAAGTCatatattgaaatcatattatttttcatcattattatttgatcaacaattttttgcaatttctTTAGAATATCTTAGTCGATGTTTTAATAATGCTAATTTACAAAGTATgattactactactaattcTAGACAAAAAAAGGATGAATTAACTGAATATgaaatattaattaatcaaaataaattaatgaatcCCAAAATATCATTACCAAATGGGAATTTTTTCGATAATTGTTTATGTTTATCATTAACCCATCAAGAAGTTAAATACAAcgattttaattttattaataaaattttcataCTGTCATTACctgataaatttgattctaataatattaaacatgtttatatttcaaattttaatgataattttgcTCATATTTTGAGTGatatattaaatattactaacaaaatattaattaaaaatcaatcaCAACGAATATTTacatttaatgatttaaaacCTTCAGAATTATAtaaaatgatattaattaattatgattgtcaatcatttaataaaccaatattgaaaactttgaaaaaattaataccTTATCAAGGTCGAAAATGGAAATCTTCTAATATGGATTTAATTagtcaaatttatttaaatttaaaattatcaatgaaAGATAATTGGTTGAGTGGTAAAGATTTAGAAAgtgatttcaataattcttATGATCAAGAAATTGCTCTTAGAGGTTTATTACAATTTTATAATATGAGAAATTATCCTTTacaaatgaataaaattgGTTATAGAATTAATCATGATATAATGAATATTCCTCAATTGGATTTAAATGATATGAATAtatatgatgatgaatatgATGAAGATTATTATGAGGAAGATTAttatgaagaagataatgatgatgataataataccaatactaatactaatactaatactaatGATACTAACGATAATAGTATTCAAGATGGTGAATTCATTTAG
- the TOM22 gene encoding Tom22p (Putative mitochondrial import receptor subunit; colony morphology-related gene regulation by Ssn6): MVKLTQIDDETQQQFENQSVAKNNHIIDEASSEEESDDDDESDLDDFDFENETLLERIVALKDIVPPEQRESIYNLSSTIGDLFKSSVQNGGKFLWTLTSSSLLLGVPLALAILSETQLQEMERGMSLEKSAQDVLAPGSEAAFGNENKK; this comes from the coding sequence ATGGTTAAATTAACACAAATTGACGACGAaactcaacaacaatttgaaaatcaatcaGTTGCTAAAAACAACCACATTATCGATGAAGCTAGTtctgaagaagaatctgatgatgatgatgaatcagatcttgatgattttgattttgaaaatgaaacttTATTAGAAAGAATTGTTGCTCTTAAAGATATTGTTCCACCAGAACAAAGAGAATCCatatataatttatcatcaactATAGGagatttatttaaatcaagTGTTCAAAATGGTGGGAAATTTTTATGGACATTGACTTCAagttctttattattaggaGTTCCTTTAGCTTTAGCAATTTTATCCGAAACtcaattacaagaaatGGAAAGAGGTATGTCATTAGAAAAATCTGCTCAAGATGTTTTAGCTCCTGGATCTGAAGCTGCATTtggaaatgaaaataagaaataa